From one Phycodurus eques isolate BA_2022a chromosome 6, UOR_Pequ_1.1, whole genome shotgun sequence genomic stretch:
- the LOC133404109 gene encoding transcription elongation factor 1 homolog, translating to MGRRKSKRKPPPKKKMTGDLATQFTCPFCNHEKSCDVKMERTRNTGIISCTVCLEEFQTPITYLSEPVDVYSDWIDACESANQ from the exons atGGGTCGCCGCAAGTCCAAACGGAAACCCCCACCTAAGAAGAAGATGACCGGGGATCTGGCCACTCAGTTTACCTGCCCCTTCTGCAACCACGAGAAGTCATGTGAcgtcaaaat GGAGAGAACGAGAAATACTGGAATAATATCTTGTACAGTCTGTTTGGAGGAGTTCCAGACGCCTATTACGT ATCTGTCGGAGCCAGTGGACGTGTACAGTGATTGGATAGACGCTTGTGAATCGGCCAATCAGTAG